One part of the Oncorhynchus clarkii lewisi isolate Uvic-CL-2024 chromosome 7, UVic_Ocla_1.0, whole genome shotgun sequence genome encodes these proteins:
- the LOC139414018 gene encoding fibrinogen- and Ig-binding protein-like produces the protein MRGTVVLLLLLFCLSGAWTQEESGGVRESDITQPGHSAGRESRVREVQMESQMTDASEKTNKQTTTSPDIWTEMKELRDMVHDLGTTVVEQSEKLRNMEVRATASEAEAKEQRNTVTDLRVELMLTKNNVEKVEKENADLTAGLSGSKSQVEELQTENAAQAAELSAMGDRVTASEAENAGNK, from the exons ATGAGGGGTACTGTTgttctgctgctgttgttgttctgtctgtctggggcatggactcaggaggagagtggaggggtcAGAGAGAGTGACATCACTCAACCGGGACacagtgcagggagagagagcagggtgagAGAGGTTCAGATGGAGAGCCAAATGACTGACGCTTCAGAGAAAACCAACAAACAGACGACCACCTCGCCTGACATCTGGACTGAGATGAAGGAGCTGAGAGACATGGTGCACGACCTGGGAACCACTGTGGTGGAGCAGAGCGAGAAGCTGAGGAACATGGAGGTCAGAGCGACAGCCAGTGAGGCTGAGGCAAAGGAGCAGAGAAACACAGTGACCGATCTTAGGGTGGAGCTGATGCTCACCAAGAATAACGTGGAGAAAGTGGAGAAAGAGAATGCAG ACCTGACCGCTGGATTGAGTGGCAGTAAGAGCCAGGTGGAGGAGCTGCAGACAGAGAATGCAG CCCAAGCTGCTGAACTATCAGCCATGGGGGACAGAGTGACAGCCAGTGAGGCTGAGAATGCAGGTAATAAGTAA